Proteins encoded together in one Neobacillus sp. FSL H8-0543 window:
- a CDS encoding quinone oxidoreductase, which produces MKALVFNKFGGSEVLEYREISDPVIGKDEILVRMKAIGLNFADIYRRKGNYHLAGKPPYILGYEGEGIVEKIGENVKGTNVGDRIAFADVPYANAELVAVPIEKAIPVPETIPFAAAASILLQGLTAHYLTRDSYAVKEKDVVLVHAAAGGVGQLLVQIANLLGGKIIGLTSSVEKAAAAKEAGADKVFLYSDDWKRAVLEKTNGKGVNVVFESVGSTLEDSFQVTCIGGTVVFYGMAGGDPAMVDPRMLMDTSKTLTGGDLWNVLTSREERIARANELFRWMEEGKLIVSEPTIFALRDGQEAHRYLESRKSTGKILLIP; this is translated from the coding sequence TTGAAAGCACTTGTGTTCAATAAATTTGGAGGATCAGAAGTACTGGAATATCGCGAAATCTCTGATCCGGTCATCGGTAAAGATGAAATACTTGTAAGGATGAAAGCCATTGGCTTGAACTTTGCTGATATATATAGAAGAAAAGGGAACTATCATCTTGCAGGAAAGCCCCCTTATATTTTAGGTTATGAAGGGGAAGGGATCGTTGAAAAGATAGGAGAGAATGTCAAAGGCACTAACGTAGGCGACCGGATTGCCTTTGCAGATGTTCCGTATGCGAATGCAGAGCTAGTAGCAGTGCCAATAGAAAAGGCGATACCAGTGCCAGAAACAATCCCGTTTGCTGCAGCTGCATCCATTTTGCTCCAAGGCTTGACGGCGCATTATTTAACACGGGATAGTTATGCGGTGAAAGAGAAGGATGTGGTCCTTGTTCATGCTGCAGCTGGCGGTGTTGGACAGCTACTCGTTCAAATCGCAAATCTGCTGGGCGGTAAGATAATTGGCTTAACCTCATCCGTAGAAAAAGCAGCGGCTGCGAAGGAAGCAGGAGCTGATAAGGTTTTCTTGTATAGTGATGATTGGAAAAGAGCAGTGCTAGAGAAGACGAACGGAAAAGGGGTAAATGTTGTATTTGAATCTGTAGGCTCAACCCTAGAAGACAGCTTTCAGGTAACTTGCATAGGTGGAACCGTTGTTTTTTATGGAATGGCAGGGGGTGACCCAGCAATGGTTGACCCGAGAATGTTAATGGATACGTCAAAAACCCTAACTGGCGGTGACCTATGGAATGTCCTTACTTCCCGCGAAGAACGAATTGCTCGTGCGAATGAGCTGTTCCGATGGATGGAAGAAGGAAAGTTAATAGTATCCGAGCCGACGATATTTGCGTTGCGTGATGGACAAGAAGCACACCGGTATCTTGAAAGCCGCAAGAGCACCGGCAAAATTCTATTAATTCCTTAG
- a CDS encoding histidine phosphatase family protein, which translates to MNIYLIRHGEAEHNIDRAVMSHTHDSQHSLTELGQKQAQKTGEFLQSKMNDKTILYSSPYLRTIQTAKAIHSLLPQQVPFYENPLLREWELGNLYDFNNRTPEAKREFKAAGLFYFRHPNGESLADVYLRATMFMNTVVERVRQQQRYENLVVVSHAGFIHMLLAFLMNWPVEELADFKPIENASVITIHEESGDYQYKKIFVPEIN; encoded by the coding sequence TTGAATATTTATCTTATACGTCATGGGGAAGCAGAGCATAATATCGACCGGGCAGTAATGTCTCATACACATGATTCACAGCATAGCTTGACAGAGCTTGGACAAAAACAAGCACAAAAAACCGGTGAATTTCTCCAATCAAAAATGAATGATAAAACGATTTTATATAGCTCTCCCTATTTACGTACGATTCAAACGGCGAAGGCTATCCATTCATTGCTGCCCCAGCAAGTTCCATTTTACGAGAATCCGCTTTTACGAGAGTGGGAATTAGGAAATCTTTACGACTTTAATAACCGGACCCCAGAGGCCAAAAGAGAGTTTAAAGCAGCAGGTCTTTTTTACTTTCGCCACCCAAATGGGGAATCACTAGCTGATGTTTATTTACGTGCAACTATGTTTATGAACACGGTAGTGGAACGGGTGAGGCAGCAACAGCGGTATGAGAATCTGGTGGTCGTCTCCCATGCTGGATTTATTCATATGCTTCTTGCCTTTCTGATGAACTGGCCAGTTGAAGAATTGGCTGATTTCAAACCGATCGAAAATGCCTCGGTCATCACCATACATGAAGAATCCGGTGATTATCAGTATAAGAAGATTTTTGTACCAGAGATTAATTAA
- a CDS encoding threonine/serine dehydratase: MKKFSITLQDIIQSHQKIQPYIHHTPLEYNEVLSQLYKTDIFLKLENLQITGSFKARGSLNKLLTLDEIERQRGVIAPSAGNHGIGLAYAAKKLNVPAHVYLPKDADQSKIQALKNYGAQLSFFETMEDARIAAINTAHETGKTFLSAYNDPSVISAGGTVALEIIEDLADVDVVITCLGGGGLTAGICLALKSINPRIEVWAIEPKNSPSIATWHDQGKVTNVELKTSIAEGLSGPIDPETITFPIIHQYIDRILTVSEEEIVKAMKLMVECQYIVEPSGVAGVAALSQCGNELKGLKTAIVVTGRNISWSRFISIVQKWR; the protein is encoded by the coding sequence TTGAAAAAATTTTCGATTACTTTGCAGGATATAATCCAATCGCATCAGAAAATTCAGCCTTATATTCACCACACACCTCTAGAGTATAATGAAGTGTTAAGTCAGTTATATAAAACGGATATCTTTTTAAAATTAGAAAACCTTCAAATAACAGGAAGCTTTAAAGCAAGAGGGTCTCTCAACAAGTTGTTAACATTAGATGAAATCGAGCGTCAACGTGGTGTAATTGCTCCTTCTGCAGGTAATCATGGAATCGGCTTAGCCTATGCAGCTAAGAAATTAAATGTACCTGCTCATGTTTATTTACCAAAAGATGCAGATCAAAGTAAAATTCAAGCTTTAAAGAACTATGGCGCGCAATTATCCTTTTTTGAAACAATGGAGGATGCTAGGATTGCAGCCATAAACACAGCACATGAAACGGGAAAAACGTTTCTTTCTGCATACAATGATCCATCGGTTATTTCAGCTGGTGGCACAGTTGCTTTAGAGATTATAGAAGATTTGGCAGACGTCGATGTAGTGATAACTTGTTTAGGAGGAGGGGGACTTACAGCTGGCATCTGTTTAGCCTTAAAATCTATCAATCCAAGAATTGAAGTTTGGGCTATAGAGCCTAAAAACAGTCCTTCCATAGCTACTTGGCACGATCAAGGAAAGGTTACAAACGTTGAATTAAAAACTTCAATAGCTGAGGGCCTAAGCGGTCCTATCGATCCTGAAACGATTACTTTTCCAATTATTCATCAATATATTGATAGAATTTTAACAGTATCAGAAGAAGAAATTGTAAAAGCCATGAAACTAATGGTAGAATGCCAATACATTGTGGAACCTTCAGGAGTAGCAGGTGTTGCAGCGTTAAGTCAATGTGGAAATGAATTAAAGGGGTTAAAAACAGCCATCGTAGTTACAGGTAGAAATATTTCTTGGTCTAGATTTATTTCTATTGTTCAAAAATGGAGGTGA
- a CDS encoding LysR family transcriptional regulator: MNLHQMNYVKKIAENKSINKASKSLHISQPALTKQLKLLEDELGTTLFERNKSGVILTRDGELFLTEANMILRKVSKLKQIFTKEEINKTIKIAALPSIASNLLPEIIQKLSSLEYKVILQVVGTSQEIENLLLAKEIDIGFGQDVNEKEYVYTFFNEPYFVIAHVSSKISQVHSISFDQLTEQNLILPTFPCDIRNSLEQYLSQEELILNKTMEIGQNDLILNLVKNGVGVTILPEMMIRGLDQSLKPIPLENKNFSRKISLLTYSTKILNLIYLAKN; the protein is encoded by the coding sequence TTGAACCTTCATCAAATGAATTACGTAAAAAAAATTGCCGAAAATAAAAGTATCAATAAAGCATCAAAATCACTCCATATTTCACAGCCAGCCTTAACTAAGCAGTTAAAATTATTAGAGGATGAATTAGGTACTACTTTATTTGAAAGAAATAAAAGCGGAGTTATTTTGACTCGGGATGGGGAACTTTTTCTAACAGAAGCCAATATGATATTAAGAAAAGTTTCTAAATTAAAACAAATATTTACCAAAGAAGAAATTAATAAAACCATAAAAATTGCAGCCTTACCTAGTATTGCTAGTAATCTTTTACCAGAAATAATTCAAAAGTTGAGTTCCTTAGAATATAAAGTAATTCTTCAGGTTGTGGGAACTAGTCAGGAAATCGAAAACTTATTACTAGCGAAAGAAATTGATATTGGATTTGGACAGGATGTTAATGAAAAAGAATATGTCTATACATTTTTTAATGAACCATACTTTGTGATAGCACATGTTTCTAGTAAAATTTCACAAGTTCATTCAATTTCATTCGATCAACTAACCGAACAAAATTTGATTTTGCCCACTTTTCCTTGCGACATCCGAAATTCGTTAGAACAATATTTAAGCCAAGAAGAACTTATATTAAATAAGACGATGGAAATCGGACAAAATGATTTAATTTTAAATCTTGTTAAAAATGGAGTTGGAGTTACAATCCTCCCTGAAATGATGATTAGAGGCCTAGATCAAAGTTTAAAACCAATCCCATTAGAGAATAAAAATTTTAGTAGAAAAATTTCTTTATTAACCTATTCAACAAAAATTCTTAATTTAATTTATTTGGCAAAGAACTAA
- a CDS encoding YhcN/YlaJ family sporulation lipoprotein — MKVYKKIFFCLFACALVTGCNMNQQGSEHNQKGEVDNRQQGARNVGNALGNTNMDFMNNTNNIKNTTTRRNNNSHLRVAGEAQDHIENLFEVKHATIIVLDRDAFVAVVMDNDLNGEVSPRIEDEIAAQVRSTDNSIRNVFISSNPDFVESMSEYGDKIRSGKSKTGLEKEFNEMTKRVFQDR, encoded by the coding sequence ATGAAGGTATATAAAAAAATATTCTTTTGCTTATTTGCTTGCGCGTTGGTTACTGGGTGTAATATGAACCAACAAGGAAGTGAACATAACCAGAAGGGTGAAGTGGATAACCGGCAGCAAGGGGCTCGCAATGTAGGCAATGCCTTAGGTAATACCAACATGGACTTTATGAACAACACGAACAATATCAAGAACACAACTACTAGGAGAAATAATAACTCTCATCTGCGTGTCGCAGGTGAAGCGCAGGACCATATTGAGAATCTATTCGAAGTAAAACATGCTACCATCATTGTACTGGATAGAGATGCTTTTGTAGCGGTGGTTATGGATAATGACTTAAATGGTGAAGTTAGTCCGCGTATCGAGGATGAAATTGCTGCGCAGGTTAGATCTACTGACAATTCAATTAGAAATGTATTTATTTCAAGTAACCCGGATTTTGTCGAAAGTATGAGTGAGTATGGAGACAAAATAAGAAGTGGTAAATCGAAAACTGGTCTAGAAAAGGAATTTAATGAAATGACAAAAAGAGTTTTCCAGGATCGTTAG
- a CDS encoding methionine ABC transporter permease yields the protein MPEIILQYQAEIWQSIGETFVMVGVSIVAAFLIGLPVGTLLYLCRKDQLLENRIIYSSLNIFVNIVRSFPFLLLVVFLIPFTRLIVGTAIGTIAATIPLTIMAIAYYSRLVEQALLEVPHGVIDSAVSMGASITEIIFKFLYVEARSGLALGLTTSTISFISYSTVMGIVGGGGVGDFAIRYGYQRFETELMIYMIIIMIFFVQTIQFTGTTMAKRLDKR from the coding sequence ATGCCTGAAATCATTTTACAATATCAAGCAGAGATATGGCAGTCTATTGGAGAAACCTTTGTCATGGTTGGAGTTTCCATTGTTGCAGCGTTTTTGATTGGACTCCCAGTTGGTACCTTGCTGTATTTGTGTCGCAAGGATCAGCTGCTTGAAAATCGTATCATTTATTCCAGTTTAAATATATTTGTCAATATCGTTCGTTCCTTCCCTTTTCTATTGCTTGTTGTATTTTTAATCCCATTTACGCGATTGATTGTCGGGACAGCCATTGGTACCATTGCAGCTACGATCCCGCTAACAATTATGGCGATTGCTTACTATTCAAGGCTGGTGGAGCAAGCTTTACTTGAAGTCCCGCACGGTGTGATTGACTCAGCCGTGTCAATGGGTGCATCGATAACAGAAATTATATTCAAGTTCCTTTATGTGGAGGCGCGGTCGGGACTGGCGCTCGGATTAACGACGTCTACGATTAGTTTTATCTCCTATTCCACGGTTATGGGGATTGTGGGTGGAGGCGGTGTTGGCGATTTTGCGATTCGTTATGGCTATCAACGTTTTGAAACGGAACTTATGATTTATATGATTATCATTATGATTTTCTTTGTGCAAACCATCCAGTTTACTGGAACAACAATGGCTAAACGTTTGGATAAACGTTAA
- a CDS encoding ATP-binding cassette domain-containing protein, with translation MISLHNVSKSYKQALTALQAVQSVSLKIDKGEVHGIIGSSGAGKSTLLRLINLLEIPNEGTVVVGKHTLTELSSRKLREVRQSIGMIFQHFNLVANKTVFDNVSVPLELAGYSKKARQERVNECLEFVGLVDKARQYPAQLSGGQKQRVAIARALANRPTVLLCDEPTSALDPQTTGGILEVLQTINKEFGVTIVIVSHEMDVVKSICDKVTVMESGKILQTVSIKPQGFVIPRDDPHWFIQQLSN, from the coding sequence GTGATTTCTTTGCACAATGTCAGCAAAAGCTATAAGCAGGCTCTGACAGCACTGCAGGCTGTCCAATCAGTTTCACTAAAGATTGATAAAGGCGAAGTTCACGGGATTATCGGCTCAAGTGGCGCAGGAAAATCTACCTTGCTTCGTTTAATCAATTTACTTGAGATACCTAATGAAGGAACAGTAGTTGTTGGTAAACATACGCTAACGGAGCTTTCAAGCAGGAAGCTTCGTGAAGTAAGACAATCAATCGGGATGATTTTTCAGCATTTTAACTTAGTGGCGAATAAAACAGTATTTGATAATGTCTCGGTGCCACTTGAACTGGCAGGCTATTCAAAAAAGGCACGCCAGGAAAGAGTCAATGAATGTCTGGAATTTGTCGGTCTTGTAGATAAAGCAAGGCAATACCCAGCTCAATTAAGCGGTGGTCAAAAGCAACGGGTGGCGATTGCCAGAGCACTTGCGAACAGACCAACCGTATTGTTATGTGATGAACCAACTTCTGCTTTGGATCCACAGACAACGGGTGGCATTCTAGAAGTACTTCAAACAATAAATAAAGAGTTTGGTGTGACCATAGTCATCGTCAGCCATGAGATGGATGTCGTTAAAAGCATTTGCGATAAAGTAACGGTGATGGAAAGTGGTAAAATTCTTCAGACTGTATCAATTAAACCACAGGGATTTGTCATTCCTAGAGATGATCCACATTGGTTTATACAGCAGTTGAGCAACTAA
- a CDS encoding MetQ/NlpA family ABC transporter substrate-binding protein, with translation MKKILLLIFLTLLVLAGCGTNEKSESADKPAEKKEEVTLKVATLIPPMTDILEIVKPLMKEEGINLEIVVLGDNVQPNNALANNEVDVNFFQHIPYMEEYNKANGSELVLVQPIYHAVYGAYSKRFKNIEELPEGATIAIANDPTNIGRSLVMLADFGLITLKEGVGIHATQADIVKNEKNYKFEEVDLLMLARMLDDADLVAMTPAYAAPLGLTPNKDAILTESIESEFAISLVARSDNAESEAVQMLAKKMTGPEVKKFLEEDYAETALPAFQ, from the coding sequence ATGAAAAAGATTTTATTACTTATATTTTTAACGCTTCTTGTATTAGCGGGCTGTGGTACCAATGAGAAATCTGAAAGTGCAGATAAACCAGCAGAAAAGAAAGAAGAAGTAACCTTGAAAGTGGCCACATTAATTCCACCAATGACGGATATCCTCGAGATTGTGAAGCCGTTAATGAAAGAGGAGGGTATCAACTTAGAAATCGTTGTGCTGGGTGACAATGTTCAACCGAATAATGCACTAGCTAATAATGAAGTTGATGTTAACTTCTTTCAACATATCCCATATATGGAAGAATACAATAAGGCGAATGGGTCGGAATTAGTTCTTGTACAACCCATTTACCATGCGGTTTATGGTGCTTATTCTAAACGATTCAAAAACATTGAGGAGCTTCCGGAAGGTGCAACGATTGCGATTGCAAACGATCCAACAAACATCGGCCGTTCGCTTGTCATGCTCGCTGACTTTGGCTTAATTACCCTGAAAGAGGGCGTGGGGATTCATGCAACCCAAGCAGATATCGTCAAGAATGAGAAAAATTACAAGTTTGAAGAAGTGGATCTCTTGATGCTAGCAAGAATGCTCGATGATGCTGATTTAGTTGCGATGACACCGGCTTACGCAGCTCCGCTAGGATTAACACCTAATAAGGATGCGATACTGACGGAAAGTATTGAATCAGAGTTTGCTATTTCGTTAGTGGCACGTTCTGATAATGCAGAATCTGAAGCTGTTCAAATGTTAGCGAAAAAAATGACTGGACCCGAAGTGAAGAAATTTTTAGAGGAAGATTACGCAGAAACGGCTTTACCGGCGTTTCAATAA
- a CDS encoding branched-chain amino acid aminotransferase, producing MNQEILFIQREELKTKPDTSSLGFGKYFSDYMFVMDFHSETGWYNPRITPYEPLTLDPAAMVFHYGQAIFEGMKAYKGADGTIQLFRPEKNMKRFNQSCDRLCIPQIDEEFLLRAIKQLVFTEKDWIPDGDGTSLYIRPFIFSTEAYLGVRPAKEYKLLVILSPSGAYYGSQLSPVKIYVEEQYVRASIGGVGHVKTAGNYAASLKAQEKADANGFAQILWLDAKENKYVEEVGSMNIFFKINGEVVTPRLNGSILPGVTRDSVIQLLNYWKIPVREEKISIEEVYAAHERGELEEVFGAGTAAVISPVGELHWNDHAIVINDYKIGQLSQDLYDEMTGIQLGNKEDPFNWVVKVAQVEV from the coding sequence ATGAACCAAGAGATTTTATTCATTCAAAGAGAAGAATTAAAGACAAAGCCTGATACTTCTTCATTGGGCTTCGGAAAGTATTTCAGCGATTATATGTTTGTAATGGATTTTCATAGTGAGACTGGATGGTATAACCCGAGAATTACTCCCTACGAACCATTAACATTAGATCCAGCAGCAATGGTTTTTCACTATGGACAAGCGATTTTTGAAGGTATGAAGGCTTATAAAGGAGCGGACGGCACCATTCAGCTTTTCCGTCCAGAAAAGAACATGAAGCGTTTTAATCAATCATGCGACAGACTTTGTATACCGCAAATTGATGAGGAATTTTTATTACGTGCGATCAAACAATTAGTTTTTACGGAAAAAGATTGGATTCCAGATGGTGACGGGACTTCGCTTTATATTCGCCCATTCATTTTCTCGACAGAAGCCTATCTCGGTGTAAGGCCGGCAAAAGAATATAAATTGCTTGTCATCCTCTCCCCATCAGGTGCTTATTATGGCAGTCAATTAAGTCCTGTAAAAATTTACGTAGAAGAGCAATACGTCAGGGCCTCCATTGGAGGGGTTGGCCATGTAAAGACTGCAGGCAATTATGCCGCCAGCCTAAAGGCACAAGAAAAGGCTGATGCAAATGGTTTTGCCCAAATACTTTGGCTTGATGCGAAAGAAAACAAATATGTGGAAGAAGTCGGTAGTATGAATATCTTCTTCAAAATAAATGGCGAAGTGGTCACACCAAGATTAAATGGCAGCATTTTACCTGGTGTCACACGTGACTCAGTTATTCAGTTATTAAACTATTGGAAGATACCAGTACGAGAAGAAAAAATTTCGATTGAAGAGGTTTATGCAGCACATGAGCGCGGAGAACTGGAAGAAGTCTTCGGAGCCGGTACGGCCGCCGTTATTTCCCCCGTTGGCGAATTACATTGGAACGATCATGCCATCGTAATCAATGATTATAAAATCGGCCAACTATCACAGGACCTATATGATGAAATGACCGGAATACAACTCGGCAATAAAGAAGATCCATTTAACTGGGTAGTGAAAGTTGCTCAGGTAGAGGTCTAA